Proteins encoded in a region of the Stieleria neptunia genome:
- a CDS encoding HD domain-containing protein: MRTRAVAELNLELPWNDLPIQRRRDILREMHHRISAEMVQSSVRAESPIIGIQLSSAYEPSKIACLCESHNLYLEQEADRKRYNELTEDGPGIRMKLLAGLLRVADILEESRRRATRPKAGTLLLDITSQKHWWRHYYTEDVVFNQADRSVVIWFDFPPDKFDSYSRIIPELQKPWIEAEFNRHAATFNKYAANWTVKAQLKVKQYSNTLSMPDTVTTAMISELQSRHLKEDERRRAILLSTFQESRPHIEQRLDQLREKKSSMSPGEYLKGLSDLSNELWEIGSKRSAIMNLVFEFDRSNQQLATAQRMEIGTRLLEMCLEEGSPNLVKGWVPALLETARNLDQSHRYLFPCLRAIANWFVASCDYASAKQVFSEAIKATTDQDEILLLNAICRELDFANGELGSIIGTSELESLND; the protein is encoded by the coding sequence TTGAGGACTAGGGCTGTTGCCGAACTCAATTTAGAGTTGCCATGGAATGATTTGCCGATTCAGCGACGTCGCGACATCCTTCGCGAGATGCATCACCGGATTTCTGCAGAGATGGTTCAGTCATCCGTGCGTGCTGAGTCTCCAATCATAGGGATTCAGCTTTCTTCTGCATATGAACCCTCGAAGATCGCTTGCTTGTGCGAGTCCCACAACTTGTACCTTGAACAAGAGGCCGACCGCAAGCGATACAACGAGCTCACGGAAGATGGTCCAGGCATTCGGATGAAACTGCTGGCCGGTCTACTTCGGGTTGCAGATATTCTCGAAGAATCGCGACGAAGAGCTACACGTCCAAAGGCAGGTACACTGCTGCTGGACATTACGTCGCAAAAACATTGGTGGCGACATTACTACACTGAAGATGTGGTATTCAATCAAGCTGACCGTTCGGTTGTGATATGGTTTGACTTCCCACCGGATAAATTCGACTCGTACTCTCGAATCATACCTGAGCTTCAAAAGCCGTGGATTGAAGCCGAATTCAATCGGCATGCGGCAACATTCAACAAGTACGCCGCCAACTGGACAGTCAAAGCGCAATTGAAGGTGAAGCAGTACAGCAACACTCTTTCCATGCCGGATACAGTCACAACTGCGATGATTAGTGAATTGCAGTCTCGTCATCTGAAGGAAGACGAGCGGCGACGTGCAATTTTGTTATCTACGTTTCAAGAGTCGCGTCCCCACATCGAACAGCGACTAGACCAATTGCGCGAGAAGAAGTCGAGCATGTCGCCTGGCGAATACTTGAAAGGCTTGTCGGACCTATCCAACGAATTGTGGGAAATTGGAAGCAAACGCAGCGCGATCATGAATCTTGTTTTTGAGTTCGACAGAAGTAATCAGCAGCTAGCTACAGCCCAGAGGATGGAGATTGGGACTCGATTACTGGAAATGTGCTTGGAGGAAGGCTCTCCCAATCTTGTAAAGGGGTGGGTCCCAGCACTCCTTGAGACTGCCCGAAACCTGGATCAGTCCCACCGCTACCTTTTTCCTTGCCTTCGAGCAATCGCGAACTGGTTTGTCGCATCCTGCGACTATGCCTCTGCAAAGCAGGTCTTCAGCGAAGCAATCAAAGCAACGACCGATCAGGACGAAATCCTGCTGCTCAACGCCATTTGTCGTGAACTTGATTTTGCGAACGGAGAATTAGGATCAATCATAGGAACATCCGAATTGGAGTCGCTGAATGATTGA
- a CDS encoding IS1380 family transposase gives MIRPLRAKYELANKVEAISCGGIGMIMQLVQQLGLRKHINQSAPVFKLHAPYDEADHVLNIALNLLAGGTCLEHLEHRRTDQAYLDALGAERIPDPTTAGDFCRRFDGFKLLLLMQGINAARKKVWKQQSDAFFEQATIEADGTMVETCGEKKEGVGINYKGQWGYHPLVVTLAETKELLYLANRSGNRPSGEGSSFYFDRAIELCRSAGFRKILLRGDTDFSSTQHLDRWDAQGVRFVFGYDANKTLTAIADSLDESAWKPLRRQRSTSKNPRAKRPNYKEQIVVENGYENKKLRAESYAEFPYQPGNCKRPYRMVAVRKNIDVTTGQQFLFSTEKYFFYISNEPKQEKQSRELIGDGNHRCDQENTISQLKASHALTAPLDSLESNWAYMLFASLAWTLKLWSGLMVRVKGNPGQKKARKRLRDRVIKMEFSTFLTSLIQIPAQVIRSSRQLKLRILTYRLGVENLFTLSDHIAMPLRT, from the coding sequence ATGATTCGCCCTTTGCGGGCGAAGTACGAACTGGCCAATAAAGTTGAGGCGATCTCCTGCGGTGGAATCGGCATGATCATGCAGCTTGTCCAGCAACTCGGATTGCGAAAGCACATCAACCAGTCCGCGCCAGTGTTTAAGCTTCACGCGCCGTACGACGAAGCCGACCACGTGCTCAATATTGCCCTGAATCTATTGGCCGGGGGGACCTGCCTCGAACATTTAGAGCATCGCCGCACCGACCAGGCGTACCTGGATGCACTCGGCGCAGAACGGATTCCCGATCCGACAACCGCTGGTGACTTCTGCCGCCGTTTTGATGGTTTCAAGCTACTGCTCTTGATGCAGGGAATTAACGCGGCACGCAAGAAGGTTTGGAAGCAACAATCCGATGCGTTCTTCGAGCAGGCCACGATTGAAGCCGATGGTACGATGGTTGAGACTTGCGGTGAAAAGAAGGAGGGCGTCGGAATCAACTACAAAGGTCAGTGGGGATACCATCCACTGGTTGTAACGCTCGCGGAAACCAAAGAGTTGCTGTATCTGGCCAACCGCAGCGGCAATCGTCCCAGCGGTGAAGGCTCATCGTTCTACTTCGACAGGGCGATCGAATTGTGTCGCAGTGCCGGGTTTCGAAAGATCCTGTTGCGTGGTGACACAGACTTTTCGTCAACTCAACATCTCGATCGATGGGACGCGCAGGGCGTCCGTTTTGTGTTTGGTTATGACGCCAACAAAACACTGACTGCAATTGCCGATTCCCTCGACGAATCGGCATGGAAACCGCTCCGGCGGCAAAGATCGACTTCGAAAAATCCGCGTGCAAAACGTCCGAATTACAAAGAGCAAATCGTCGTAGAAAATGGCTACGAGAACAAAAAACTGCGTGCTGAAAGCTACGCTGAGTTTCCGTATCAGCCCGGCAACTGCAAGCGTCCCTACCGGATGGTTGCTGTTCGCAAAAACATCGACGTCACGACCGGACAGCAATTCCTGTTCAGCACCGAAAAGTACTTCTTCTACATCAGCAATGAACCAAAGCAAGAAAAGCAGTCGCGTGAATTGATCGGAGACGGCAATCATCGCTGCGATCAGGAAAACACGATTAGCCAGCTCAAGGCGAGTCACGCATTGACCGCGCCACTGGATTCACTGGAAAGCAATTGGGCGTACATGTTGTTCGCTTCTCTTGCCTGGACGCTGAAGCTTTGGAGTGGACTGATGGTCCGCGTCAAAGGGAATCCGGGTCAGAAGAAGGCGAGGAAGCGGCTCCGTGACCGCGTGATCAAAATGGAGTTTTCGACGTTCCTGACATCGTTGATCCAGATCCCGGCCCAAGTCATCCGCTCATCGCGTCAGTTGAAGTTGCGGATTCTGACATACCGTCTCGGCGTCGAAAATTTGTTCACGCTCAGTGACCATATTGCGATGCCGCTTCGAACGTGA
- a CDS encoding HD domain-containing protein → MNRQGKYGNAPNFEHLVEESSRAFLIQLRDAVAPILDNNILPHFTDHSVLHSDGVTTLVDELVTPLQENRNRLTERELVILYCACYLHDIGLQYENAGETRPQSSERGR, encoded by the coding sequence ATGAATCGACAAGGAAAGTACGGGAACGCCCCAAACTTTGAACATCTCGTTGAGGAATCGTCGCGAGCGTTTCTCATTCAACTCCGGGATGCAGTTGCGCCGATCCTTGACAATAACATCTTGCCGCACTTCACCGATCATAGCGTGTTGCATTCGGACGGTGTTACCACCCTTGTCGACGAACTCGTCACGCCGTTGCAGGAAAACAGGAACAGACTCACTGAGCGGGAATTAGTCATCCTGTATTGTGCCTGTTATCTCCATGATATTGGCTTGCAGTACGAAAACGCTGGCGAGACTAGGCCTCAATCAAGCGAACGCGGGCGTTGA
- a CDS encoding GNAT family N-acetyltransferase, producing MTTDNVLRFFEMVSGELSSAFDEPDDWWQCDGTGCSRIELFEDPCRPNTIYIRNLETDIEHRGQGHAKRLLRKVCGVAGKCEVDLSLHVEDTPKSDCRMLVDWYRREGFRGDMHEMIWHHNPSE from the coding sequence ATGACGACAGACAACGTTCTACGATTTTTCGAAATGGTGAGCGGCGAACTCTCATCAGCATTCGATGAGCCTGACGATTGGTGGCAGTGCGATGGCACCGGTTGCTCCAGAATTGAGCTATTTGAAGACCCGTGTCGTCCAAATACGATCTACATTCGGAATCTGGAAACAGATATTGAACACCGCGGACAAGGGCATGCCAAGCGACTGCTTCGGAAAGTCTGCGGTGTGGCTGGGAAGTGTGAAGTTGATCTTTCGCTGCACGTTGAAGATACGCCAAAATCTGACTGCCGGATGCTTGTCGATTGGTATCGGCGTGAGGGATTTAGGGGTGACATGCATGAGATGATTTGGCACCACAATCCATCCGAATGA
- a CDS encoding metallophosphoesterase family protein, protein MMRLGLLADIHGDVNQLAKAIERLRRESVDTFVLLGDVIYDSRHADEIVELLRSCGAIGVWGNHELGLCVDPDVEMRQWYSESVMEFFSTLQPRLELEDVLVSHTFPTEDARDVLSFYVGVPEESDVIENCFARLPQRIMISGHFHRWFAATPSGKLDWKGEGPLDLASEDRYFIVVNAVMNGFAAVLDLERNLLVPMELS, encoded by the coding sequence ATGATGCGACTTGGGCTGCTGGCCGATATTCATGGCGATGTCAATCAACTGGCCAAAGCGATTGAACGGCTTCGGCGGGAATCGGTTGACACATTCGTTCTCTTGGGCGACGTCATCTACGACAGTCGCCACGCGGACGAGATCGTGGAGTTGCTACGATCGTGCGGTGCCATTGGCGTGTGGGGGAACCACGAATTGGGACTTTGTGTCGATCCCGACGTCGAGATGCGCCAATGGTACTCCGAATCGGTCATGGAGTTTTTCAGCACGCTTCAACCCAGACTTGAGCTGGAAGACGTCCTTGTCTCACACACGTTTCCCACGGAAGACGCACGGGACGTTCTGTCCTTTTATGTTGGCGTCCCCGAAGAATCCGACGTGATCGAGAACTGCTTTGCCAGACTTCCACAGCGCATCATGATCAGCGGGCACTTTCATCGATGGTTTGCCGCAACACCGTCTGGGAAATTAGACTGGAAAGGCGAGGGCCCATTGGACCTGGCTTCCGAAGACCGATACTTTATCGTCGTCAACGCGGTGATGAACGGCTTTGCGGCCGTGTTGGACTTAGAACGGAATCTCCTTGTCCCGATGGAGCTATCGTAA
- a CDS encoding efflux RND transporter permease subunit, giving the protein MGMIFFRNGYLLWISVVVVLVAGLSALNALPRLEDPRLTNRNPLVIARFPGASPQRVESLVTERIEESLQEVPEIKKLESNSRAGIATIAIELVDRIDADNNSKVFSKIRDKLSDTPLPAGALRPVLDDQRGAVAFTLITALVWDAQAPPQLGILKRRAEELADRLRTLPGTEIVRLYGDPDEEITVDVDINELAALGFSAAEVAQTLASADSKQPAGLLRSDHRNLSLEVSGAFDSVARIESIPLAEGERGSVVRLSDVAQVERGWQQPPREIALADGDRAVFVAARMVPGTRVDRWNDQASEIIDGYRRQLGSGLALKTVFNQSVYTAERLRGLAVNLLAGAGVIMIVILVFMGWRSSLIVGSALPLVTGATLFLLLLTGGSLHQMSIFGMIIALGLLIDNAIVIVDEIRKARERGLSSRDAVRDALRHLFAPLLASTLTTVFAFAPIVLLPGNIGDFVGAIGVSVILAIVCSFVIALTLIAALAGRYGDFDQRRPRSDCRSPTVWHAGGVRWSSATLVYRRTLTVAMRFPVPAIIVAIAPALLGFGLAGQLGNQFFPRVDRNMFRAQVWLPPESSLENTHRVAMEIDAALRRYVAVDTVDWLVGGSSPSVYYNLVMNQDGAANYAQATVTTKDAESVKPLIRSLQHELGVQFPAAQLVVTQFAQGPPVDAPVQFHLYGPSLPTLQDLGERVRLAMQEHPSVLHTRVTMPRGTPKLWMNTDENAARLAGLALADVADQLQANLEGSVGGSVLEGVEEMPVRVRYPRVRRRDVDAIRSVSLVSPSSDRWIPMSSLGRLELRPETGGIGRKDGIRCNTIRGYVTNDALPIEVTRQVLRALGETGFELPPGYRIEIGGDSEEEAGAIGNLRTYVPVLVTLTIATLILVFRSVVLAALLGTVALLSIGLGLLSTWGFGFPISFNTILGTLGLVGVALNDNIVVLAAIRANPIASRGNIDAIVDEVTASTRHILSTTLTTTGGFLPLIIAGGDFWPPLAVVIAGGVLGATLIALIYIPACYLLLQRARQALSTGR; this is encoded by the coding sequence ATGGGCATGATCTTTTTTCGAAACGGCTATCTGCTTTGGATTTCTGTCGTCGTCGTCCTGGTCGCGGGCCTTTCGGCGCTCAACGCCCTGCCGAGACTGGAAGACCCGCGGCTGACGAATCGAAATCCACTCGTCATCGCCCGCTTTCCGGGGGCCAGTCCGCAGCGTGTGGAATCGCTGGTCACCGAACGCATCGAGGAGTCGCTTCAGGAGGTTCCTGAAATCAAGAAGCTGGAGTCCAATTCTCGCGCCGGGATCGCGACCATCGCCATTGAGCTGGTCGATCGAATCGATGCCGACAACAACTCGAAAGTTTTTAGCAAAATCCGTGACAAGCTTTCCGACACGCCGTTGCCCGCCGGTGCGCTCCGGCCCGTTTTGGATGATCAACGCGGGGCGGTTGCGTTCACGCTGATCACCGCGCTGGTCTGGGATGCTCAGGCGCCTCCGCAGCTCGGCATTCTGAAGCGACGGGCCGAAGAGCTTGCGGACCGGCTGCGGACGTTGCCCGGCACCGAGATCGTGCGACTTTACGGCGATCCGGATGAAGAAATCACCGTCGATGTGGACATCAACGAGCTTGCCGCCCTCGGCTTTTCGGCCGCCGAGGTCGCTCAAACGCTGGCCTCGGCCGATTCCAAACAACCGGCCGGACTGTTGCGTAGCGATCACCGGAACCTTTCGCTGGAGGTCAGCGGTGCCTTCGATTCGGTGGCACGAATCGAGTCCATTCCTCTCGCTGAAGGCGAACGAGGTTCAGTCGTCCGCCTGTCGGACGTTGCGCAGGTCGAACGCGGGTGGCAGCAACCGCCACGGGAAATTGCCCTTGCCGATGGCGACCGCGCGGTCTTTGTGGCCGCCCGAATGGTGCCGGGCACCCGCGTGGACCGGTGGAACGATCAAGCGTCGGAAATCATTGACGGGTATCGCCGACAACTCGGTAGCGGACTGGCGCTGAAGACCGTTTTCAACCAAAGTGTTTACACCGCGGAGCGACTTCGCGGACTGGCGGTCAACCTGTTAGCCGGTGCCGGCGTGATCATGATCGTGATCCTGGTCTTCATGGGTTGGCGGAGTTCGCTGATCGTCGGTTCGGCGCTGCCGTTGGTGACCGGGGCGACGCTGTTTCTGTTGTTGTTGACGGGAGGGTCGCTGCATCAGATGTCGATCTTCGGAATGATCATCGCGTTGGGGCTGTTGATCGACAACGCGATCGTAATCGTCGACGAGATTCGCAAGGCGCGCGAGCGGGGGCTTTCGTCGCGTGATGCGGTGCGCGACGCGCTGCGTCACTTGTTTGCACCGCTGCTGGCATCGACCCTGACGACCGTTTTCGCCTTTGCCCCGATCGTGCTGCTGCCCGGAAACATCGGTGATTTCGTGGGGGCGATCGGCGTCAGTGTGATCCTGGCGATCGTCTGCTCGTTCGTGATCGCGTTGACCTTGATCGCCGCGTTGGCGGGCCGCTACGGAGACTTCGATCAGCGACGGCCAAGATCAGACTGCCGGTCGCCGACCGTCTGGCATGCCGGCGGTGTGCGTTGGTCGTCGGCAACGCTGGTGTATCGACGCACGTTGACGGTGGCGATGCGTTTTCCCGTGCCGGCGATCATTGTCGCGATTGCTCCGGCACTTCTCGGTTTTGGGCTCGCCGGACAATTGGGGAATCAATTCTTTCCGCGAGTCGATCGCAACATGTTTCGCGCCCAAGTCTGGTTGCCACCTGAATCCTCGCTGGAGAACACTCACCGCGTCGCGATGGAGATCGATGCGGCCCTTCGTCGCTACGTGGCGGTCGACACGGTGGATTGGTTGGTCGGCGGCAGTTCGCCTTCGGTCTACTACAACCTGGTCATGAACCAAGACGGCGCGGCCAACTACGCGCAAGCCACCGTGACCACGAAGGATGCGGAGAGCGTCAAACCGCTGATTCGCAGCTTGCAGCATGAGTTGGGCGTTCAATTTCCGGCCGCCCAACTCGTTGTCACGCAGTTCGCCCAAGGTCCACCGGTTGACGCTCCCGTGCAATTCCACCTTTACGGCCCCAGCTTGCCGACGTTGCAGGACCTGGGCGAGCGCGTTCGGCTGGCGATGCAAGAGCATCCCAGCGTGCTGCATACGCGGGTCACGATGCCTCGCGGCACGCCAAAATTGTGGATGAACACGGACGAAAACGCTGCCCGATTGGCCGGCCTGGCGCTGGCCGATGTTGCCGATCAGTTGCAGGCGAATTTGGAGGGATCGGTCGGCGGATCGGTGCTCGAAGGCGTCGAAGAAATGCCCGTGCGGGTGCGGTATCCGCGGGTCAGACGACGCGATGTCGACGCCATCCGGTCGGTCAGCCTGGTGTCGCCATCGTCCGACAGGTGGATCCCGATGTCGTCGCTCGGCCGGCTTGAATTGCGTCCCGAGACCGGCGGCATCGGCCGCAAAGACGGAATTCGTTGCAATACGATTCGTGGCTACGTCACCAATGATGCGTTGCCGATCGAAGTGACTCGTCAGGTGCTCCGGGCTCTCGGCGAGACTGGATTCGAGCTGCCGCCCGGGTACCGAATCGAGATCGGCGGCGATTCCGAGGAAGAGGCGGGGGCCATCGGAAACCTACGGACATACGTACCGGTGCTGGTCACGTTGACGATCGCAACGCTCATCCTGGTCTTTCGCAGCGTCGTGCTCGCCGCCCTCTTGGGCACCGTTGCGTTGCTGTCGATCGGACTCGGTTTGCTGTCCACCTGGGGATTCGGGTTTCCGATCAGTTTCAACACGATTCTGGGCACACTCGGTTTGGTCGGCGTGGCGCTCAATGACAACATCGTGGTCCTGGCCGCGATCCGGGCGAACCCGATTGCATCGCGGGGCAACATCGACGCGATCGTCGACGAAGTAACCGCGAGCACCCGTCACATCCTTTCCACAACCTTGACGACAACCGGAGGATTCCTGCCCCTGATCATCGCCGGCGGCGACTTCTGGCCTCCGCTGGCAGTGGTCATCGCCGGCGGCGTGTTGGGGGCGACACTGATCGCTCTGATCTACATCCCGGCCTGCTACCTGTTGCTCCAACGGGCACGGCAGGCGCTCTCGACGGGGCGGTGA
- a CDS encoding efflux RND transporter periplasmic adaptor subunit, whose amino-acid sequence MFAGSTAALTLARSTISPARDVSTAEPIPMAVEVIQVERTDRFEKTVSFLGRVEAARESELSFERMGLITRVNVDEGDTVDAMQSLAELDVEQLKARRDEITARLQAASATLEEMIAGPRPEAIEAQRAEVSRLGAELKRVTLQRDRQSRLLPRMATSTEEYESALYAAQATQSALNAATALLEELENGTRAEQVMTQRAVVRQIEAERYSIDVEIRKSQLFAPFAGTVAERFVDEGRVVAPGQSILRLLEMSCPEIRVGVDSATAASLAVGERLPVTIHNETHLAVIKAIRSDLADTTRTVDILLSLVDEHDSPRLAVRSGDLATVQIAQITRREGVWIPIESLTEGSRGLWSVFALSPAALSPAALSPAALSPAALSPAALSPAALSPAALSPAALSPAASVVDRVQHRVERRDVEVLHTTADRVFVRGAIGAGDQIVASGVHRLVAGQSVRPAWRDRRLALRESQ is encoded by the coding sequence TTGTTCGCCGGATCCACTGCCGCACTGACCCTCGCGCGCTCCACCATCTCGCCGGCAAGGGACGTGTCGACGGCGGAGCCGATTCCGATGGCGGTGGAAGTGATCCAGGTCGAGCGCACCGACCGATTCGAGAAGACGGTTTCGTTTCTCGGTCGCGTCGAGGCGGCGCGTGAAAGTGAGTTGAGCTTTGAACGAATGGGACTCATTACGCGTGTGAATGTCGACGAGGGCGACACGGTTGACGCGATGCAATCCCTGGCGGAACTCGACGTCGAACAGCTCAAGGCCCGGCGTGACGAAATCACGGCTCGTTTGCAGGCCGCCAGCGCGACGCTGGAAGAAATGATCGCCGGACCGCGGCCAGAAGCCATCGAGGCGCAGCGGGCCGAAGTCAGCCGTCTGGGGGCGGAATTGAAACGCGTGACACTGCAGCGCGATCGACAAAGTCGGCTGCTGCCCCGCATGGCGACCAGCACGGAGGAGTACGAATCGGCGCTGTACGCCGCCCAGGCGACTCAATCGGCACTCAACGCGGCAACGGCGTTGTTGGAGGAGTTGGAGAACGGAACGCGCGCCGAGCAGGTGATGACACAGCGTGCCGTTGTCAGACAGATCGAGGCGGAGCGTTACAGCATCGATGTCGAAATTCGGAAGTCTCAGCTCTTCGCGCCCTTTGCGGGGACGGTGGCAGAGCGATTTGTCGACGAGGGGCGTGTGGTCGCGCCGGGCCAATCCATTCTACGACTGTTGGAAATGTCTTGTCCCGAGATCCGAGTCGGCGTCGACTCAGCTACCGCCGCAAGCCTCGCGGTCGGCGAACGTTTGCCGGTGACGATTCATAACGAGACTCACCTTGCCGTGATCAAAGCGATTCGTAGCGACCTCGCCGACACGACACGAACGGTTGACATCTTGCTGTCTCTGGTCGACGAACACGACAGCCCCCGTCTGGCGGTCCGAAGTGGCGACCTCGCCACGGTTCAGATCGCTCAGATCACGCGTCGCGAAGGTGTCTGGATTCCCATCGAGTCCCTGACCGAGGGAAGCCGTGGGCTTTGGTCGGTCTTCGCACTGTCCCCAGCGGCACTGTCCCCGGCGGCACTGTCCCCGGCGGCACTGTCCCCGGCGGCACTGTCCCCGGCGGCACTGTCCCCGGCGGCACTGTCCCCGGCGGCATTGTCCCCAGCGGCACTGTCCCCAGCGGCATCCGTGGTCGATCGCGTCCAGCACCGTGTCGAGCGTCGCGACGTGGAGGTTTTGCACACGACCGCCGACCGGGTCTTTGTTCGGGGCGCGATCGGTGCCGGCGATCAGATCGTCGCCTCCGGTGTTCACCGCCTGGTCGCGGGACAGTCTGTCCGCCCGGCGTGGCGCGATCGGCGACTCGCATTGCGGGAGAGCCAGTGA
- a CDS encoding winged helix-turn-helix transcriptional regulator, translated as MAKKKKKQTVHRRSPCPVACTLDLLGDKWTLLVIRDLVCGKSQYKEFLASPEGIATNILADRLARLVEHGLAEKYPLPEQPGRDVYRLTQKGQSLRPVMMSLVKWGLENIDGTEARMTPKIE; from the coding sequence ATGGCAAAGAAGAAAAAGAAGCAGACGGTCCATCGTCGGTCTCCCTGTCCGGTGGCGTGCACCCTCGATCTACTCGGTGACAAATGGACGTTGCTGGTGATTCGAGATTTGGTTTGTGGCAAGAGCCAATACAAAGAGTTCCTGGCGTCACCGGAGGGGATTGCCACCAACATCCTGGCCGATCGGTTGGCTCGGCTCGTCGAGCACGGGTTGGCCGAGAAATATCCGCTGCCGGAACAGCCCGGCCGCGATGTGTACCGGCTGACCCAAAAGGGCCAGTCGCTCCGACCGGTGATGATGAGCCTGGTGAAATGGGGGCTGGAGAACATCGATGGAACCGAAGCGCGGATGACCCCGAAGATCGAGTGA